A DNA window from Helianthus annuus cultivar XRQ/B chromosome 15, HanXRQr2.0-SUNRISE, whole genome shotgun sequence contains the following coding sequences:
- the LOC110912035 gene encoding serine/threonine-protein kinase AGC1-7 gives NNNNNNNNNNNNNNNINESSSSTSVAPVLRPHTGGDVRWEAINSVISRDGEIGLSHFRLLKRIGYGDIGSVYLVELRGTNAYFAMKVMDKASLASRNKLLRAQTEREILGLLDHPFLPTLYSYFETDKFYCLVMEFCGGGNLHTLRQKQPNKHFTEEATRFFTSQVLLALEYLHMLGIVYRDLKPENVLVRDEGHIMLSDFDLSLRCSVNPTLVKSTPGQGGNNIGANGSGMVEDDNVVHTSSSQTSNFFPRILPSKKNRKTKSDFGFLVGGQLPEFMAEPTNVRSMSFVGTHEYLAPEIIRGEGHGSAVDWWTFGVFLYELLHGTTPFKGQGNRATLFNVVGQPLRFPESPQVSHMARDLMKGLLVKEPHKRIAYRRGATEIKQHPFFEGVNWALVRSAHPPHVPEPIDFSQFASKDNPAGGPQSSEKKVTENNKSSSTDPCYANFEYF, from the exons aataataataataataataataataataataataataataataatat CAACGAAAGCTCATCATCAACAAGTGTTGCACCGGTTTTAAGACCGCATACTGGAGGCGATGTCCGATGGGAAGCCATAAATTCGGTGATTTCAAGAGACGGAGAAATCGGGCTTAGCCATTTCAGACTGTTGAAAAGAATCGGGTATGGAGACATTGGGAGCGTGTATTTAGTAGAGCTCAGGGGGACGAACGCGTACTTTGCAATGAAAGTGATGGACAAAGCTTCGTTAGCCAGTCGAAACAAACTCCTTCGAGCTCAGACAGAAAGGGAGATTCTTGGTCTTCTTGATCACCCGTTTTTGCCAACTCTTTATTCCTACTTTGAAACCGACAAATTTTATTGTTTGGTGATGGAGTTCTGTGGTGGAGGTAATCTCCACACACTTAGACAAAAGCAACCAAACAAGCATTTTACGGAGGAAGCAACCAG GTTCTTTACATCACAAGTATTGTTGGCACTTGAATACCTACACATGTTAGGGATTGTATACAGGGATCTAAAGCCAGAAAATGTACTAGTTAGAGATGAAGGTCATATCATGCTCTCGGATTTCGACCTATCCCTCCGTTGTTCGGTTAACCCGACTCTAGTTAAGTCAACACCGGGACAAGGAGGCAACAATATAGGGGCAAATGGTAGTGGTATGGTGGAGGATGACAATGTGGTACATACTAGTAGTAGTCAAACATCCAACTTTTTTCCAAGAATCTTACCTTCAAAAAAGAACAGGAAAACAAAATCAGATTTTGGATTCCTTGTAGGAGGGCAACTGCCAGAGTTCATGGCCGAGCCGACAAATGTTCGGTCCATGTCGTTCGTAGGCACCCATGAGTACTTAGCACCCGAAATCATACGAGGCGAAGGTCATGGGAGTGCAGTAGATTGGTGGACATTTGGTGTCTTTTTATACGAGTTGCTTCATGGGACGACACCTTTTAAAGGGCAAGGGAATCGCGCTACATTGTTTAACGTAGTCGGGCAACCTTTACGGTTTCCTGAAAGTCCACAAGTGAGCCATATGGCTCGTGATCTAATGAAGGGTCTTCTCGTGAAGGAACCACATAAGCGAATCGCGTATAGGAGAGGCGCAACTGAGATTAAACAACATCCGTTTTTCGAAGGCGTAAACTGGGCACTTGTTCGGAGTGCTCATCCTCCTCATGTGCCGGAGCCTATTGATTTTAGCCAATTTGCAAGCAAAGACAATCCTGCAGGAGGACCTCAGTCATCTGAAAAGAAGGTCACTGAAAATAACAAGAGTAGCTCTACTGATCCTTGTTATGCTAATTTTGAATACTTTTAG
- the LOC110913944 gene encoding uncharacterized protein LOC110913944, with amino-acid sequence MADAFSRKTHVKGICCFQLVDDLRNRIREAQYSSVNEGNLYNEMKCGAKDQLMTKSDDTKMSGGNGDDTVALITEQIKEKIFEEVGKALENSLPGFMESLRDWPTQGQAKDWWDNHKKEQGIEVTRNMTWEEFKVPFLKHHSPKRVINKIKEEFIQLRQKGETIHKIMGIFLDKLRFCDELVQTKEQKIYYYYNMLSEEYREFMIPSKYETLMEIINIPREHEIELRKQVERGKRRVLDANPSPTKKLKMSESSKKMNVKRGSPNCKTCGRAHRGECYFKDKPCVICGKMGHAASICPDKVSVCYKCYQPGHKKSECPKLVGKKEAPDTKTKVPRSKARSFHITAAEAKVEPDVVLGTFTVNSIPA; translated from the exons ATGGCCGACGCttttagtcgtaaaactcatgtgAAGGGTATATGTTGTTTCCAACTCGTGGACGATCTTCGAAACCGCATTCGTGAAGCGCAATACTCATCTGTTAATGAGGGTAACTTGTATAACGAGATGAAGTGTGGTGCTAAAGATCAACTCATGACCAAATCCGATG ATACAAAGATGTCGGGTGGAAACGGTGATGACACAGTAGCTTTAATCACCGAGCAGATAAAAGAAAAGATTTTCGAAGAAGTCGGAAAAGCTCTTGAAAATAGCCTACCGGGATTCATGGAAAG CTTACGGGACTGGCCAACTCAGGGGCAAGCGAAGGATTGGTGGGACAACCATAAGAAAGAACAAGGGATTGAAGTTACGAGAAACATGACATGGGAAGAGTTTAAGGTGCCTTTCCTTAAACATCATAGCCCTAAGCGCGTCATTAACAAGATTAAAGAGGAATTCATCCAATTAAGGCAAAAGGGCGAAACGATTCACAAGATCATGGGAATATTCCTCGATAAGCTGAGGTTTTGTGACGAGCTGGTGCAAACGAAAGAGCAAAAGATCTATTACTATTACAATATGTTGAGTGAGGAATACCGGGAGTTTATGATTCCCTCAAAGTATGAAACTCTCATGGAAATTATTAACATCCCTCGAGAACATGAGATAGAGTTAAGAAAGCAAGTTGAGAGAGGAAAAAGGAGGGTGTTGGATGCGAATCCAAGCCCCACGAAGAAACTAAAGATGAGCGAATCCTCAAAGAAAATGAATGTAAAAAGGGGATCACCTAACTGTAAGACATGTGGCCGAGCCCATAGGGGCGAGTGTTATTTCAAAGATAAACCATGTGTTATATGCGGGAAGATGGGGCATGCGGCTTCAATTTGCCCCGATAAGGTGTCGGTATGCTATAAATGTTACCAACCAGGTCACAAGAAATCAGAGTGCCCGAAGTTGGTAGGAAAGAAGGAGGCACCCGACACGAAAACGAAAGTTCCAAGATCAAAGGCAAGGTCCTTTCACATAACGGCGGCCGAGGCCAAGGTTGAACCTGATGTGGTTTTAGGTACATTTACCGTAAATTCAATTCCAGCATAa